From the Lentimicrobium sp. L6 genome, one window contains:
- the tsaD gene encoding tRNA (adenosine(37)-N6)-threonylcarbamoyltransferase complex transferase subunit TsaD, whose amino-acid sequence MSTYILGIESSCDDTSASVIKDDVILSNIIANQEVHHKYGGVVPELASRSHQQNIIPVIDHALKEANINKNQLSAIAFTRGPGLLGSLLVGTSFAKSFALGLDIPLIEVDHLQAHILAHFAQKPELRIDVPEFPFLCLTVSGGHTQIVRVDDYFKMTILGQTIDDAAGEAFDKTAKIMSLGYPGGPVIDKLAKIGDSKKFSFPFPRIPELNYSFSGLKTSVLYFLRDELKKDDDFIEKNKADIAASVQYSIIEILMKKLVLASKQTGIKQIAVAGGVSANSGLRAAIKNGEEKFGWKTFIPAFEFTTDNAAMIAISGLFKFQQGKFTDQKATPYARSNF is encoded by the coding sequence ATGAGTACATACATTTTAGGTATTGAGTCATCTTGTGATGACACATCCGCGAGCGTCATCAAAGACGATGTGATATTGTCCAATATCATTGCCAATCAAGAAGTTCATCACAAATATGGTGGTGTAGTTCCAGAATTAGCTTCACGTTCGCATCAGCAAAATATCATACCTGTGATAGATCATGCACTTAAGGAAGCAAATATAAATAAAAATCAGCTCAGTGCTATCGCTTTTACAAGAGGTCCAGGCCTTTTGGGGAGTTTACTAGTTGGAACCTCTTTTGCCAAGTCTTTTGCCCTTGGATTAGACATCCCATTGATTGAAGTTGACCACTTACAAGCACATATTTTAGCTCATTTTGCTCAAAAACCAGAACTAAGAATTGATGTTCCAGAATTCCCTTTCCTATGTTTAACAGTATCTGGAGGACATACTCAAATAGTTAGAGTGGATGATTATTTCAAAATGACTATTTTAGGACAAACCATTGATGATGCAGCAGGAGAAGCATTTGACAAAACGGCTAAAATTATGAGCTTAGGATATCCTGGAGGACCAGTTATAGATAAATTAGCAAAAATTGGGGATTCAAAAAAGTTTTCTTTTCCTTTTCCACGAATTCCTGAACTAAATTATAGCTTTAGTGGTCTTAAAACTTCAGTTTTATATTTCTTAAGGGATGAATTAAAAAAAGATGATGACTTTATAGAGAAAAACAAAGCTGATATTGCCGCTAGTGTTCAATATAGCATCATTGAGATATTAATGAAAAAACTGGTATTGGCATCAAAGCAAACAGGGATTAAACAGATTGCAGTTGCTGGTGGCGTTAGTGCAAATAGTGGTTTGAGAGCTGCCATTAAAAATGGTGAAGAAAAGTTTGGATGGAAAACATTTATTCCAGCATTTGAATTTACTACTGATAATGCAGCAATGATAGCCATTTCTGGATTATTCAAATTTCAACAAGGAAAATTTACTGATCAGAAGGCAACTCCATATGCTAGATCCAATTTTTAA
- a CDS encoding low molecular weight protein-tyrosine-phosphatase, with protein sequence MKILMVCLGNICRSPMAEGIMRDKISEYDIEAQVDSCGTANYHVGESPDHRAQKTLKQHQSDISMLRGRQFQVNDFDKFDLIFTMDESNYTNIKALARNEQDEEKVEMIMNMAYPNENIPVPDPYYGGINGFEEVYQMLTLACDQIAIGIKN encoded by the coding sequence ATGAAGATTTTAATGGTATGCTTAGGAAATATCTGCCGTTCCCCAATGGCAGAAGGTATTATGCGAGATAAGATTAGTGAGTATGATATTGAAGCTCAGGTAGACAGCTGTGGAACGGCAAACTACCATGTTGGCGAATCTCCCGACCATCGTGCTCAAAAAACCTTAAAACAACATCAAAGCGATATTTCTATGCTTCGTGGGCGACAGTTTCAGGTGAACGATTTTGACAAATTCGACCTGATCTTCACTATGGATGAAAGCAATTATACAAATATCAAAGCTTTGGCCAGAAATGAGCAAGACGAAGAGAAAGTGGAAATGATTATGAACATGGCTTATCCTAATGAAAATATTCCAGTTCCGGATCCCTATTATGGAGGTATTAATGGTTTTGAAGAAGTTTACCAGATGTTGACTTTGGCTTGTGATCAAATTGCAATAGGTATTAAAAATTAA
- a CDS encoding DUF3575 domain-containing protein, translating into MKKISLLLLVLLLVNLSYGQATSDSSTYKQKKNTIRLNLTPLIINTNNLTLGYERLITPNQSMSVNLGLLLFPQFLSDKSNDVITTGKGNRLGFTTSLDYRFYLSKRNARQAPDGVYIGPYMTYYRYAFGNNVHFGNSDVIKNDFDIDAAFSMTSLGFELGYQFVFWERLTLDMILIGPSFTYYYGMVKVSGEIEIDEESEAYDYIKERIKEKYPWMKTFVDIDAINKGGRFDAPGVGFRYVIMVGFHF; encoded by the coding sequence ATGAAAAAAATAAGTCTGTTATTATTAGTATTGTTGTTGGTTAACTTATCATATGGTCAAGCTACATCTGATTCAAGTACCTACAAACAAAAAAAGAATACCATTAGGTTAAATTTAACACCATTAATTATTAATACCAATAACCTGACTTTGGGCTATGAGCGGTTGATAACTCCAAACCAAAGTATGTCGGTTAATTTGGGACTTTTGCTATTTCCACAGTTTCTTTCTGATAAATCAAATGATGTTATTACCACTGGTAAAGGCAATCGCTTGGGCTTTACTACCTCTTTAGATTATCGATTTTATTTATCGAAAAGAAATGCTAGGCAAGCCCCTGATGGAGTATATATTGGCCCGTATATGACCTACTATCGCTATGCTTTTGGGAATAATGTGCATTTTGGTAATTCTGATGTCATTAAAAACGATTTTGACATAGATGCTGCTTTTTCAATGACTAGTTTGGGTTTTGAATTGGGTTATCAATTTGTTTTTTGGGAAAGGTTAACACTCGATATGATATTAATAGGACCTAGTTTTACCTATTATTATGGAATGGTAAAGGTTTCTGGGGAAATAGAGATTGATGAGGAATCGGAAGCTTATGATTATATAAAGGAGCGGATTAAGGAAAAGTATCCCTGGATGAAAACATTTGTAGATATTGATGCTATAAATAAGGGTGGGCGTTTCGATGCTCCAGGAGTAGGATTTAGGTATGTGATTATGGTTGGATTTCATTTTTAA
- the glmM gene encoding phosphoglucosamine mutase, giving the protein MTLIKSISGFRGTIGGKQGESLTPADIVAFSSAYAQFIYKSSGKEKIKILVGRDARLSGEMVEALVNNTLVAMGVEVISLGLSTTPTVEMAVIELQAQGGIILTASHNPKQWNALKLLNAKGEFISAAEGKELLDSIEDGHVEYKGIDDIGSISTDDTQIDKHIQKILELDLVNVDAIKKANFTVAFDAVNSTGGISIPPLLTALGVENIIPMFDEPNGIFPHNPEPLPENLTAISDEVVKRKADVGFVVDPDVDRLAIISEDGGMFGEEYTLVAVADYILSKKKGNTVSNLSSTRALRDISKKHGVEYKASAVGEVNVVEMMKATNAIIGGEGNGGIIFPELHYGRDSLVGIALFLSLMAEKKEKVSMIRSSYPDYFISKNRINLEPEMDVDDILAKIAKKYEREEVSTIDGVKIDFEDGWVHLRKSNTEPIIRIYSESNSTNMAENLSKKMMSDVGEILRES; this is encoded by the coding sequence ATGACATTAATAAAATCTATATCTGGTTTTCGCGGAACAATTGGTGGAAAACAAGGTGAAAGCCTTACTCCAGCTGATATCGTAGCCTTCTCTTCAGCCTATGCTCAGTTCATATATAAATCTTCAGGAAAAGAAAAAATAAAAATATTAGTTGGACGAGATGCCCGATTAAGTGGCGAAATGGTAGAAGCATTGGTCAATAATACGCTTGTAGCGATGGGAGTGGAGGTCATTAGCCTCGGATTGAGTACTACTCCAACAGTAGAGATGGCTGTTATTGAATTGCAAGCTCAAGGTGGTATTATCCTCACAGCAAGTCATAATCCTAAGCAGTGGAATGCATTAAAACTACTCAATGCTAAAGGAGAGTTTATTTCAGCTGCAGAAGGAAAAGAGCTGTTAGATTCCATTGAGGATGGTCATGTTGAATACAAAGGCATAGATGATATTGGTTCCATATCTACTGACGATACACAGATTGATAAGCATATTCAAAAGATTTTAGAGCTAGATTTAGTGAATGTGGATGCCATTAAAAAAGCAAATTTCACAGTGGCTTTTGATGCGGTGAATTCTACTGGTGGAATTTCTATACCTCCCTTATTAACTGCTCTAGGAGTGGAAAACATCATCCCAATGTTCGATGAGCCTAATGGCATTTTCCCGCATAATCCTGAACCATTACCAGAAAACTTAACTGCAATCTCAGATGAAGTAGTAAAGAGAAAAGCTGATGTTGGATTTGTTGTGGATCCAGATGTGGATCGTTTAGCTATTATTAGCGAAGATGGTGGAATGTTTGGGGAGGAGTATACATTAGTAGCTGTCGCTGACTACATATTATCTAAGAAAAAAGGAAATACGGTTTCCAATTTAAGCAGTACACGAGCCTTGCGAGATATTTCGAAGAAGCATGGTGTAGAATATAAAGCTTCTGCTGTAGGAGAAGTAAATGTGGTTGAGATGATGAAAGCTACAAATGCTATCATTGGAGGAGAAGGTAATGGCGGAATTATTTTCCCAGAACTGCATTATGGGCGCGATTCTTTAGTTGGAATTGCACTATTCTTAAGTCTAATGGCTGAGAAGAAAGAAAAAGTGAGTATGATTCGCTCTTCTTATCCTGATTATTTTATCTCAAAAAATAGAATCAACCTAGAGCCAGAAATGGATGTGGACGATATTTTAGCTAAGATTGCCAAGAAATATGAGAGAGAAGAGGTTTCAACCATAGACGGTGTTAAAATCGATTTTGAAGATGGTTGGGTTCATTTACGGAAATCGAATACAGAGCCAATCATTAGAATATATTCAGAAAGCAATTCTACTAATATGGCGGAAAACCTTTCTAAGAAAATGATGTCTGACGTAGGAGAAATTTTACGAGAATCTTAA